One Helianthus annuus cultivar XRQ/B chromosome 7, HanXRQr2.0-SUNRISE, whole genome shotgun sequence genomic region harbors:
- the LOC110866927 gene encoding uncharacterized protein LOC110866927, whose protein sequence is MCKFVEENNREFVDQPNKHFLPSEQHFTKLQKHVIHSMSKLILGPVKTFNVMKTVFGGFEDVISSKVDFTNYKRVLCGFVPFADIDNHHNNVTFSDAVLASETTDTCIWLLRVFLKAAGDQPKVVVTDQDPTMKKTIFVFESGWEEVIKEFNLADNDWLSDVFALKESWIPAFYRIGFLSGLMLTTSRSESENHLFGQVMSTFFLFLGACNVLKVGLHQQLFMQAFRAV, encoded by the exons ATGTGTAAATTTGTTGAAGAGAACAACCGTGAATTTGTTGATCAGCCTAATAAGCATTTCCTTCCATCCGAACAACACTTCACTAAGCTTCAAAAGCATGTTATACATAGCATGTCTAAGTTGATTTTGGGTCCGGTTAAGAcgtttaatgttatgaagactGTTTTTGGTGGTTTTGAAGATGTGATCTCAAGTAAAGTTGATTTTACGAATTACAAGAGG GTACTTTGTGGTTTTGTACCTTTTGCTGATATAGATAATCACCACAACAATGTCACATTTAGTGATGCAGTATTGGCGTCAGAAACAACTGATACATGCATATGGTTGTTGAGAGTGTTTTTAAAAGCTGCTGGTGATCAACCGAAAGTTGTTGTTACTGACCAAGATCCAACAATGAAGAAGActatttttgtt TTTGAATCTGGTTGGGAAGAGGTTATTAAGGAGTTCAATCTAGCTGATAACGACTGGTTATCTGATGTTTTTGCTCTTAAGGAATCATGGATCCCTGCATTCTATAGGATTGGGTTTTTATCGGGTCTTATGCTTACGACATCGAGGTCTGAGAGTGAAAACCACTTATTTGGTCAA GTTATGTCAACCTTTTTTCTATTTTTGGGTGCAT GCAATGTTTTGAAAGTCGGATTGCACCAGCAGTTGTTCATGCAGGCGTTTCGAGCAGTTTAG